The DNA region ctcgtcggtGTGCACCTTTACGGGCACGAGGCGCGTGTTGATGAGGCTCAGGTCGCCGACCGGGTACGACCCCTTGAGCACAAAGTCGTCGAAGATGGGGTACCAGCGCGGCGCGATGGACAcgttgacgctgctgccggggTGCCGCTCGGCAAAGGCGAtgagcggcgccatggagcgcctcgccgcctcctccgtctgCAGCTTGGGGCTCATGTAGACGATGGAGTTGCCGTAGATGTggccgccccagccgtcctcagccatggcgacggccgagTCGAAGAGCGTCTCCATGAAGCCGTACACGACGTctacggcggcgtcgtcaccaccaccatcaccactacgacgaggagggaCGGGCACGCTTATGTTGGCCACGGCaatgggcgccgccgggtcgaCCCTATGCGTCGCGTCCAGGACGACGCCaaaggtgccgccgccgccgccgcgcagcgcccAGAACAGGTCCGCGTTGCGGCACCGgttggcgacgcggacggcgccgtcgggcgtcACGACGGTGAACTGCAGCACGCGGTCGGCCCCGAGCCCGAGCGCGTTGCTGAGCACCGAGTGCCCGCCGTTCTGcacccagccgccggcgaggccgaccgTCGCCGAGTAGCCGCAcaggatgacgacgccctcggcgtcggcgaagGAGTAGGCCTCGCCGCAggtgacgcccgcgcccgtggtgatggcgtcgacggggcgtgacgacgacgacgacgatgccccggagccgccgctgctgctgcatccgTCAGGGACAAAGGCGCGGTGCCGGGTCAGCGTCTTGAGGTTATGCGTCCAGAGCGATAGGGCccccttgccgctgctgtcgagcTCAAACGAATGCCCGCTGTTCTTGACGACGATCCTCAACCCGCCTCCATCAGCGACACTGCTGTTGCTCCCGCTGTTCCTGCTGCCCGCGTGGCGAAACGCCTCGACTACGtccctcgcctccctcacCTCCAGGTAGTGCGCGGGGACGTTGCCCTGCCTgcagtcggcgccgccgccctccaacGCGCGGCGACCAGAGGACCACGGGTCATCGGGGTCGAGCAGACAGCGGTcccccgacggcgccgggtcGGACGCGCACACGGACGACTGGTCGTACATGTAGCCGCCGGGGAAGCGGCTGCGGTACGCGGCGGAGCGGTAGTTGGCCTGGCGctcggcgcaggcggcggcgtcgcggcgcgggttGGGGCGGCCCTCGTACATGGCGAAGCACGGCAGGGCAAAGGGCTCCGTGGCGCGcacccggccgccgacgctggcgttgagcgccgcgagggccgtcgccggaCCAACAACATGaacggagccgccgccgccgtatcGGGTGCcggacacggccgccgggaGCGTGGCCAGGCAGCCCAACAACAACTGCATGACGACCAACAagagcggtggtggtgacagcagcagcatcagcagcgTCATGCCGCTGGGAGGGGTGGTGACACTGGCGACTGCGACAGTGCTTGTTGGCGGCTGACGGTGAGAGACACAAAGACGACCTTGACTTTGACTGACTGGATCTACTTGTGCTGGTGCTAGTGCTGCTCTCTCCCCGTTCGGGCCTTGCGAGACAAGGGGAGGGGACACGGAACGGGACGTGACGTGGGGTCGAAGTCGGTAATGTATCATTCGACAAGCGACATGTCGACCCGTCCTCGCATCATATGTACGTACACACATACGAATACATACATGCGTGTGCTTTGTAAGATTTTGTCTGTGTGACTGAGCCCATCGTCCCACAAAGCTGCCGGCGGTGCCCTCAGCCTCTCTGTTCGAGTGAAGgtcttcccctccccctccccctccccctcctcgtcctgtTTCTTTCTTTAGAAAGAACAAATCCCCGTCTTGCGTGTCGTGTAACAAACGACTACGCCCGGTCCGCTGGCctgactgctgctgctattgtatactgtataccGTATAGTGTGGTGGTTGGAAGCAGAGAGTGGCGAGCGAGTTTGTTGTCGGGCacagtgagtgagtgagcccTGCATGGCATGCCTGTCAACCTGTCCACGCTGCCTCGCTCCTACTCTGGGGCATTCATTAGTTACCTTGtccccggccggcctgccgccgaTCGGGGCTCTCCGCGTCCTGCATGATGGCAAGGCATGGGCTTACCGACCCCCCCACccctccgtctcggcgctTTCCAGTCCTGATCGCCagtgcgggcgggcgatggaGTTCGACGTTGCATCGTGGCGGGGTGAAAGGGCAGGGCAGTCATCATATTCGCCTCGATGTGGGTTTCTTGGGGGCCGAGAGACGGGGGGGGACAGACATGCTCTTTCTTCCGATAGCTAGCTTGGGGGAACTTTCGAGGCAGGATTGGATGGACCTACCGAGCGTCGGACTGCTGATccggagggaggaggggcagcaaTAAGCGACCGGCCAGATGTACTGGTTTTCCTTTGGCTCTGCAAGTCCCTGCGACAGGAGAGTCGAGTCGACGCGGCGGTACCGGAGCCTCATCGAGGAGgcaggcgatggcgatgcagCAAAACTACGTACGTGGCGCGCGGTGTGATGGTTGATGTCTTATCCCTCCCCCCACGGCCCGTCGTGGACCTctctcgcccctccccccgcggGCAGTTGTCGGCCGACAGAGACACATGGACTTCTAGAACGCTTCTTTTCTCCCCGCAGCGtagccgccatgccgccgccccagcgaCGTGATAGattaggtaggtaggtgggTGGTCGTCTTGTGTTGCCCTGTccaggtgctgctgctgctgctcgcttGCTTACCGCACTGGCctggacggatggatggatgggatgggatgggatggttGGGGTGGCACGACAGGCTCAGGGGCAGGCATTCGGGCCTGAAGGCTGAGCCCGGCCTCCACCATACGTATATATATGCACATGATGAcaaggtatactgtactgtacgcCCGAGGCCCCGACAATGGCCGGGGGGAGCAATCCCGCATGTGGCACCACCACGGGTCCTTGTCTCGTACGAGCGCGATAGTACTACCTATGCTATCCTCGATACATGACGGTTCGGGCCAGCCGACAAaggtccgtccgtccatgtCGTGAATGCCTGCTGTTCGTCCCGGCTCCAATATCCCTTTTGTACTGTAAATCACTGAAGCAGCAGCTTGCACGAGCCCCCTATACTACTCCTACCCCATCCGTACGTACTTTACAGCGGTGGGTATAATACCGTGTATACAATGTATGTGCTCAGCCATCAGCGAGCAGAAAATAAGGACCATTCCACCCCCGCGGCACAACGTCATTCGTGCTACCGTCACGGCCAAGCCCCAGCGTCCGGGCAGGCTACCTATGTTATGTACCAGTGCATATGACCTGAGTGAgactctcgccgccgccgccccgagaGCGTGCAGTCGGAGTTCATCTCGGGTGGCACAGTATGAGCGATAGAGTGGGAGAGAAGGCGCGGAGTggttgggggggggacaaGGCACAAGATCAGACGCAACAGGCGCAGACAAGGAGAGAATGCAGTCCCGAGTACGCccagtgagagagagagagaagagagagagaggtgggGGAAAGTCTGTGAAACACACGCGCTCGCTGTTGTTGGTCCTGTCCAGGGAAGCGAGCAggtgtgtatgtatgtgtgtgcgtgtctGCCGCGCGCATATGTAGGTAAGAGGATGGACAGGCAACACGGCAGCCCTTTTTCTTTGCCCCCCGTTGTATCACCGCATacacaggcaggcagcacagcagcacaGATGAAGAAAGAAAGCcgttcgccgccgtcttcctaCCCTGCCTACCTCGCCTACCCTACCCTACCCTACCATACTCTACCCTACCATACTCTACCCTTCCTTCCTCTTTCCCCCGTCTTGTGaatcctgctgctgcttgctggtcacttttttttttcttccctccccccgttCCTCATGAAAGAGCCGCGTCGCGTCTActctgccttgccttgctgtATAAGACGGCCTGCAGTCATGAAGAAGGACGCCGGGTGAtgagagacgacgacgctcttTGTTTTCCCGAGGAACCCCTTCATACTCATCACTCTTTTTTATTATAATTACTTCCACTTTCTTctccacagcagcagcagcagcagcagcagcgcattCCTTTATTAGTtccgagcagcagcaaccaccACGTagcgggcggtcggtcgatggggctgccgccgccgctgccatcagcagcagcagcaaaagcaGCAAAAGCCAAGGCCGCAGCAACATGGCCAGGGACTTCCCCGAgtccgccgaggcggccgagtggcggcagctgctcgcgggCGTGAGCATCGGGTTCGGGTCCTTCGCCACGATTGCGTTCCTGATGCGCGTCTTCGCCTCGCGGATGGTGTCGGCCAAggtgcgcctcgacgacgtgctgaTGGGCTGCGCGGTGCTGCTCATGTGGGGggacgtggcggccgtgTTGTTGAGTCTGTTGTCCCTCTTTTTCTTTTGATCCTTCGTCTtttctttatatatatacatgGTTTCACTTGAGCGGgttccttgtccttgggtgctcctccttctcctcctcctctacgAAACAACATcgtgatggatggatggatggagggctGGATGGATAAAGCTTAAGAGTTCAAAGTGAAAAAAAAGTGCCGTCGAGCTGACTGAGAGAGAAACATCGCAGAGGCCTTCaacggcgtgggcgtcgccgcacAAGACTTGCCGCACTACCGGCAGATACGATTCAACATTGTACGTTCCAATATTCCGTATCCATATCATGCCCCTCGCGCCGAGCCTCGCCGTGAGTTCGTTCACTTACAAGTCATCAACTCCAGGGCTCGTGGCTCGTGACAAAGTTCTGGGCCACGTCGCAGGCATGCGTCAAGCtgtccatcatcatcttcatccgGCGCGTGCTGGGCCTGACgcggcccgtcgtcctcgccctcaaggTCGTCTTcgcgagcgtcgtcgtctggggcATCTTCGCCGTCCTCTACACCACCTTCATGTGCCGCCCCGTCTCCTTCTACTGGGACCGCACCATCCCCGGCGGCTCGTGCATCCCCAACGAGCAGTACGAGAGCCTCAACATCTTTagcgccatcgtcgccgccgtcgccgacatcaccatcctcatcatccccACGCCTACCATATGGAGGCTCCGCATCCGCCGCAAGCAAAAGATTGCCGTCCAGGTGGTCTTGTGCGTGGGCCTCATGTACGTGCgcgagacgacgggcggccgaCCCGCCATCATATATCCATCCCCTTCGGTCTAAGCTTACACGGACTCGCGCCTCCTCTAGTGTTTGTATATTCAGCGCTCTGCGTGTCGTCCAGTTCTTTACCTTTAATACGAACCATCTATCGAGCAAGTACTCCCCTCTTTACTCTGTATTTGCCCACCACCTCTCCGACTGGCAGCTGACGTTCTgttccccccttcccctcaTCAGCCTCGACCGCGGGCCAGAGCCTGTGGACCATCCTCGAGAACGAGCTCTCCATCCTCTGCGGCTGCATGCCCCAGATGGCGCCCCTTTTCCGCCGGGTGCTTCGCAGCGGGCCCGCCCCAtcgggcgcctcggcggccagcggcgccggcgccggcaacggctACTCGGCCGCGTACGACTCGTCGGCCACCAcgccgggcggcgccggtaAGAAGAGCGTCATCCAGACGACGGTCAAGGGGCTgcaccacggccgcggcgaggcgtcgcgcccgaaccaccaccaccaccacaaccgcgccatggtcgacgacgacctggaGAGGGCGAGCGACTCGTCCGAGATGGAGCTCAACAGCATCGCCGTGCGCACGGCCATCGACCAGGAAGTGTCGGCTGGCGGGGGTCACGAGGAGTCCTTGTCCCATCATTCGGGGTCGACGGTGGCTCGCATGTAATCTTGTACTGGAAGGGTATTGCTCGAGGGACGGTGGGGTGAGAAAGCCTCGTTACGTGGGGGGGGGAACAGATACCGGACGGGCGTTGATTTATATGAGGGCACGACTTGCTCTGTTTATTACTACACAGTCGATTTTGTGTGCGTGTATGAAAGAGGCGCCAGAAGGGCGAGTGGAATATGAGCGGTTAGTGTTGTGGTATGGGGTGGAGCGCTGTAAGCATTTTCGTGGGACGTTGTAGAGAAGATTCGAACCAGAATTCATTTTCGTCTTGATACCCGTTACCCAGCTTTGCTGCATAGCTCTCCGGGATCCCGTGTGCGTTGACCCCGCCGAAATTGAAGCTGTTGGCATTCGCTCTGTGAGGGAGAGCTTGCATCATCTTCCAGTTGCATCCAAgggctcactcactcactcatcaggGGGACACCCCTCATATTCTTGGTGAAGGGAGCTCAAGTGGTCCACCATTTCTCCTTGTACCAGTCGTGCAGAATCTGTGGCTTCTCCTGAAGCttgtcgacctcgacccatttgctgctgctgctgctactgctgctggcccCCTCGGGCCCCGTATAACGCACCAGATACCTCTTCTGCCCTGATGGCGTCGGCTCCTCGGCCAGTATCCGGTCCATGTTCTCGTGGAGGGAGGCCTGAACGCGGCagacgagcttctcgcccGAGACCCTTTTCAGCCTGAGCTGCTCCAGGCCGTGGAGGACACCGTCAAGACCGCCGGGCAGCAGTCGCAGCGGATGCGGCTTTAGCTTCCCCCCGTCGAGGAGTTCTTGTGCGATGGCGAACCATTCGATGACGAATgctcgctgctcgtcgctgGGAACTCGCGCAAACGATGGCTCTGGCCAGCCGAGCCTCTTCCCGAACACTGCCGGCCCAGGGACCCAGTCtggcacgacggcggcgtttggCCGAGTATGGAGGAACTCGGGATACGGCTCGAGCGCGGTGTACTTGCCCCCTTGCCTGCCGATGCAGGCATAGCAAAACTGCATCGTCTCCGGCTCCGAGATGCAGTCGAGCGCGAAGCGCAGCGAGTTATGCGTATAATTGCGGATATCGTCAGTGCATAATGGCGCTCTGTAGTCGAAGACCGCATCAGCTCCGTAGGAGCGTACGAGGGCGAAGTTGTGAGGCGAGCAAGTCGCGATGACGCGCAGCCCCGAGCTTGCCAAGCAGCACGAATAGGGCCTGTGTTAGCATCTGAACGAGAAGATGGATAAGAGGAGCAACAACGAGATGATCGAGGTTCAAATagatggagatggagagagagagagagagagagagagacagagcAGCCAGAGCCAACTCACAGCTTGAGCAGCTGCATCGCCAGAGTGCCGTTCGCAGTGCTGCCACCATACACGAGCACGTCCACAGGCTTCTCCGCGGGGCGCTTCGGTGTGCCCGGTACGTCTAGGGACTGGAATAGGGCCATGCCAACGGCGCCCAAGCCACTGCCGAGAGACGCTCCGGCCTCAAAGGACATGTAGCCGGGGATCTTCATCGTGGTGATATCTGCGGCGACTGTATACTCGGCGAAGGCGCCCACCATCTCGGGGGATGACGGCGCGTGCATGCCCGGCACCGCGCCACAGACGCGATCTCCCACTCGGATGGGCGCGGCCGTGCGGACGTTggagccgagggcgacgacttcGCCCGCAAAGTCCATGCCTGCGATGGCGCCGGgagtgatggtggtggtggtggccacCAACTTGGCGTCCATGGAGCtgagcgccacggccacgtTTCTCACCAGGatcatgtcgtcggcgagctgctgctgcggcagcggcacgggggcgtctcgccgcagcccgatgttgccatcgtcaaggccgacgatggccgTCTGCTTCGCTGGTGGGTGTGCCGCTGACATTCGCTGACGATGGCTTCAAgttgaggtcggcggcgctcagTTGACTCATCCTcctgctctctctccctcgaCTGCTGCAAGTTGCCCGGCTGTGAAGATTCAGCAGCGTCAAATTGCACACGACCCAGTCCCCAAACGACCCGTCCGCAGTTGAACTTGTTGATGGAAAACCTTGCAGCCAGTTTCTCCCTCACCAGAGAAAAGGATGAAATAATGTTGCAAAGGGGCCTTTTTCCGGGTCACAAGGAGTTTTGACTTTTTCCATCTATTGCCGGGACCTATGCCcccctatatatatatgcaCCGTTGGGTCAGTTTATAGGGGCTATATGACGCCTAGAAACCCGGCTACAGGAGATACATGACTCCGATATGCAGGCTGCAGCCACGGACCTTCTAACACACAAAGCAACTTCTGGCTTCAACTGAGCAAAGATGCAATCGGGCGACTTTCAACCCCGTGCGAAGAACGCGCCTGCCTGTCGTTGTCTTCCCAACTGGCCTCAATGCCATTCGCCCCTGTTTCCGACACGGGTTGCCACTAAACCCTTGCAAAGATGCACCGAAATCGATTTGAACTTGGAATGATCCGGCTTCTGTTACGTCTTCTCATGTCCCCGTAGCCATGTGTGCTCACTTGCTTGATGGTCTCGCCCACTGAAGCTTGTAGCGACTCCCCGCGAAACTCGAGACACCGAAGCAGGATTCTCCCAACAGTCTAGTCGCCGTTGGTTAATTGGCCACAGAACCTCCGGCTTACATGGATcgtcgcttcttcttcccggGGGGGCTATTCGACATCGTTTCGCTTTTCAGTCTCGTCGGAGCGCTGCCCGGGCTCGCATCGCACCGCAAGCTAACAGCAGTAGTTTTCATTGTCAGAGAGGCAGAGCTGGATATTGAAAGTCTCACCACCcgggggggacggacgggggcCGGCGACAGACTCACATCGACATTTCTGGGCGCGAATTCGGCTTTGCAGTTGTTGCACTGTGCCCATGTAAGCGCACGACTCCTCACAACGTCtccggcgcagcagggcTCGGTCTCGGGGGCGGCAAAGTCCACGTACAGAGTTGCTGCACTTGTTCCTCAATGTCTGCCACGCCTGTCGCTCAGGTGTGTTAGTACGAACAAGCCCCGTCGCCAACTGGTTTCTTGTGCTCAAGGAGCCCGCTAGAGGCTAGTTTTACCTTTTGGTTTTTCTTGATCTATACGACGTTGGGTACTCGTTGGTTAGCACGGCAAATACAACTAGACGGGGATCTCCCTAGGGGTAAAAGGAGGGACTTCACTCTTTCTTGTCGGTCCTGATTTGAGTGTGCCAGTTCAGTAACAAGGTCTGCCGTCGAGGTCTATTTGTGTATGGTTTGTTGCTTACTTGTTCGGTCTCGGGGGGCTTTCAGCACCGTGGGCAGCGTTTGTCAGCGGAGCACACAAGCGAAAACAGGTAGGAATATCGCGAGACGGCCACTGGCCTCACACTCACCTTGGTCTTGCCCATGTCAAGCTCCATGACGACCTCGAAGTAAAGCCCCCACCCTTCTTGACCAGTCTATCGCATTACCCAATGTCAGCACGCCGCCTGCGGGAGCGTTAGAATAGTCGGCCACTTGCCTTAGAGGCATCGACGGTGAAGACTTTGTCTCCGAATATACAATCGGTGAAGAGCTTGACCTCCTCTAGCGTTCTCTAAAGGCGATGTTAGTGCGTGCCCGCATTCGTTCCGGACGCGATGGCGGGGTATTCTCTACCGTTTGCAATGCTGGGTTGTACTCGTGACATCTCCTATTACTAGAACTAGAGTTGATGACAGCCCAAGATAGCCCTGGCAGAAGGGTGAGGTAAATGACGGAGGTCTTCATGATTAAAATTTTCTAAGCGGAGAATGGCACTTGTAATTAGTCGTACTTGGGAGCCTGGACCATATAGATGGAGTGTAGAGATGGTCGGCAGATTTTCTCGTGATATGTTTCGGAGGCAGGCACCTTGCGTATAAATACACGGGCTTAGACTAGCATAAACTCTGGCCCGGAAAGTTGGGccaccatccatcatctCCCACCCTCCTCTTTCCTTCCTTAGCCGTTGGCACTGCATGTGTGAACAGTGCCGTTCCACGACCTATGTCCGATACCGCACAGCAGTGCTACTACGCTGAGAATCGGCAAGCCCATTTCAAATGCCCAGAGAGCCAATGTGGGGCGGCCACTCTCCATGCAACCTCCGACAACACGCGAATATTACATGAAGAACCTGTGGGGCGTAACAGGGAAATGGGGGGTAACGGACTGTAGTGCTTTCAGCGATGGCTATACTCGTGACTTGTACAGCGATCTTGCCGTCGGCTTGCGAAGTAGAAGCCGTTGACATATAGTTTTCTCCTTGCGCTCTCATCAATCAAGGCAGGGCCTTTTTGAAGGGGGTCAACAAACCTACTGGTACTTTCTTTCGGACCCAATCTACACACAATACCGCCTTGAAGAATACAATCGTCTCTATGGTGAGGCCACGGACCCCGGGTATAACCGAGGCGTCTTGGCAGCGTACCAAGGTCGTTCATGTCACCCTAGACCCGCGACAAATTTCTTGTTGGGGACTTCTTTACGCGCCCAAGGCCGTACATGGCCTTTTGAGCGCAACTAGAGTCAATGGGCCTCGGGGAAGAGCGGGGTCGTAAGCGGACCGGTGAGTACGGGCGAGGTCTTCAAAACCGACCGTGGACGCGAGTGCTACCTCGCCAATGAGCGGGACGCGAAGGCCCCTGTGAATAACACTCCTCTCGACACCGGAGGCAGTAAAGAGCAAGCGAGCCTTGGTGGTTTCCGCGCATCTGCGGACAGCTCAGTGCAAGGCGATGCGACTCTTC from Purpureocillium takamizusanense chromosome 3, complete sequence includes:
- a CDS encoding uncharacterized protein (EggNog:ENOG503NV9R~COG:C~SECRETED:SignalP(1-26~SECRETED:cutsite=CLA-TL~SECRETED:prob=0.3489)) — translated: MTLLMLLLSPPPLLLVVMQLLLGCLATLPAAVSGTRYGGGGSVHVVGPATALAALNASVGGRVRATEPFALPCFAMYEGRPNPRRDAAACAERQANYRSAAYRSRFPGGYMYDQSSVCASDPAPSGDRCLLDPDDPWSSGRRALEGGGADCRQGNVPAHYLEVREARDVVEAFRHAGSRNSGSNSSVADGGGLRIVVKNSGHSFELDSSGKGALSLWTHNLKTLTRHRAFVPDGCSSSGGSGASSSSSSRPVDAITTGAGVTCGEAYSFADAEGVVILCGYSATVGLAGGWVQNGGHSVLSNALGLGADRVLQFTVVTPDGAVRVANRCRNADLFWALRGGGGGTFGVVLDATHRVDPAAPIAVANISVPVPPRRSGDGGGDDAAVDVVYGFMETLFDSAVAMAEDGWGGHIYGNSIVYMSPKLQTEEAARRSMAPLIAFAERHPGSSVNVSIAPRWYPIFDDFVLKGSYPVGDLSLINTRLVPVKVHTDEGLRAQFKAYMREFIATVGPPYVPVDAPYLSLRPSSSSSSSSSSSSSSPPSPSSSSTTDTTATSVHPAWYSSLWEWGYPNRWAWNGTLDDRLRAVRRMQAQTARMEAVTPGGGAYKNEANPFTPDWRRVFFGGHYDRLLAVKRRYDPRGLLRCWRCVGWTDEDAAASCFGAFDKLGA
- a CDS encoding uncharacterized protein (COG:C~EggNog:ENOG503NV9R~TransMembrane:1 (i99-118o)) — encoded protein: MCVRTYDARTGRHVACRMIHYRLRPHVTSRSVSPPLVSQGPNGERAALAPAQVDPVSQSQGRLCVSHRQPPTSTVAVASVTTPPSGMTLLMLLLSPPPLLLVVMQLLLGCLATLPAAVSGTRYGGGGSVHVVGPATALAALNASVGGRVRATEPFALPCFAMYEGRPNPRRDAAACAERQANYRSAAYRSRFPGGYMYDQSSVCASDPAPSGDRCLLDPDDPWSSGRRALEGGGADCRQGNVPAHYLEVREARDVVEAFRHAGSRNSGSNSSVADGGGLRIVVKNSGHSFELDSSGKGALSLWTHNLKTLTRHRAFVPDGCSSSGGSGASSSSSSRPVDAITTGAGVTCGEAYSFADAEGVVILCGYSATVGLAGGWVQNGGHSVLSNALGLGADRVLQFTVVTPDGAVRVANRCRNADLFWALRGGGGGTFGVVLDATHRVDPAAPIAVANISVPVPPRRSGDGGGDDAAVDVVYGFMETLFDSAVAMAEDGWGGHIYGNSIVYMSPKLQTEEAARRSMAPLIAFAERHPGSSVNVSIAPRWYPIFDDFVLKGSYPVGDLSLINTRLVPVKVHTDEGLRAQFKAYMREFIATVGPPYVPVDAPYLSLRPSSSSSSSSSSSSSSPPSPSSSSTTDTTATSVHPAWYSSLWEWGYPNRWAWNGTLDDRLRAVRRMQAQTARMEAVTPGGGAYKNEANPFTPDWRRVFFGGHYDRLLAVKRRYDPRGLLRCWRCVGWTDEDAAASCFGAFDKLGA
- a CDS encoding uncharacterized protein (COG:S~EggNog:ENOG503PD7Y~TransMembrane:6 (o17-39i51-73o93-117i129-151o180-202i214-236o)) — protein: MARDFPESAEAAEWRQLLAGVSIGFGSFATIAFLMRVFASRMVSAKVRLDDVLMGCAVLLMWGDVAAVLLKAFNGVGVAAQDLPHYRQIRFNIGSWLVTKFWATSQACVKLSIIIFIRRVLGLTRPVVLALKVVFASVVVWGIFAVLYTTFMCRPVSFYWDRTIPGGSCIPNEQYESLNIFSAIVAAVADITILIIPTPTIWRLRIRRKQKIAVQVVLCVGLIVCIFSALRVVQFFTFNTNHLSTSTAGQSLWTILENELSILCGCMPQMAPLFRRVLRSGPAPSGASAASGAGAGNGYSAAYDSSATTPGGAGKKSVIQTTVKGLHHGRGEASRPNHHHHHNRAMVDDDLERASDSSEMELNSIAVRTAIDQEVSAGGGHEESLSHHSGSTVARM
- a CDS encoding uncharacterized protein (COG:S~EggNog:ENOG503PD7Y~TransMembrane:6 (o17-39i51-73o93-117i129-151o180-202i214-236o)); its protein translation is MARDFPESAEAAEWRQLLAGVSIGFGSFATIAFLMRVFASRMVSAKVRLDDVLMGCAVLLMWGDVAAVLLKAFNGVGVAAQDLPHYRQIRFNIGSWLVTKFWATSQACVKLSIIIFIRRVLGLTRPVVLALKVVFASVVVWGIFAVLYTTFMCRPVSFYWDRTIPGGSCIPNEQYESLNIFSAIVAAVADITILIIPTPTIWRLRIRRKQKIAVQVVLCVGLIVCIFSALRVVQFFTFNTNHLSSKYSPLYSVFAHHLSDWQLTFCSPLPLISLDRGPEPVDHPRERALHPLRLHAPDGAPFPPGASQRARPIGRLGGQRRRRRQRLLGRVRLVGHHAGRRR
- a CDS encoding uncharacterized protein (EggNog:ENOG503NXT7~COG:C); this translates as MSAAHPPAKQTAIVGLDDGNIGLRRDAPVPLPQQQLADDMILVRNVAVALSSMDAKLVATTTTITPGAIAGMDFAGEVVALGSNVRTAAPIRVGDRVCGAVPGMHAPSSPEMVGAFAEYTVAADITTMKIPGYMSFEAGASLGSGLGAVGMALFQSLDVPGTPKRPAEKPVDVLVYGGSTANGTLAMQLLKLSGLRVIATCSPHNFALVRSYGADAVFDYRAPLCTDDIRNYTHNSLRFALDCISEPETMQFCYACIGRQGGKYTALEPYPEFLHTRPNAAVVPDWVPGPAVFGKRLGWPEPSFARVPSDEQRAFVIEWFAIAQELLDGGKLKPHPLRLLPGGLDGVLHGLEQLRLKRVSGEKLVCRVQASLHENMDRILAEEPTPSGQKRYLVRYTGPEGASSSSSSSSKWVEVDKLQEKPQILHDWYKEKWWTT